One window of the Mytilus galloprovincialis chromosome 14, xbMytGall1.hap1.1, whole genome shotgun sequence genome contains the following:
- the LOC143058172 gene encoding uncharacterized protein LOC143058172 produces the protein MVCNFNTNCTTDECSDDVTDINTCDCNDKNIILTESGLLPKNFTDFYICSTHFNQLLKRNSDLRRRKVCQLPTLISAHPPVASHSVVAVKKPKPSRNITITDVEKIQKCYGLTLPIGTPACTSCLIKISKQSTEAESLDHGKCEDDQIQQCTKLNTDDETYLMETDQLDVLTEKENICHHLIEISASEYTVTSEESGSQNYLSQSQQSVRSYERCSYLTSLNDFLSSVRLQEFSEKERKTWQSYTFKTRNTYKERFDEIMKLIIGILFPNDVDEVIDDIKCPKQLNEENRTSHTEYKDIVTSYRKAESWQQGRQVLSVLASRMSFKDLLSLLPEVTSHRYYAALSHSKKIGPALPIPEKKLHRQKLDPERLDAFLDFITSSHVVRDLPFGEKKLKFSDGTVHNLPNVVRCMGSADIIQQYKAYSQENEISLLGDSTMFKILAQCGAKVRKSLEGLDYFVAEGGRAFITFQDVLDKLLTYDAISPDDHKSFQALFLQSKQYLRTDYKVC, from the exons ATGGTTTGCAATTTTAACACAAACTGCACTACAGATGAGTGTTCTGATGATGTTACTGATATCAACACATGTGATtgtaatgacaaaaatataattttaactgAATCTGGTCTTTTGCCAAAgaattttactgatttttatataTGCTCAACCCATTTCAACCAATTATTGAAAAGAAACTCTGATTTGAGAAGGAGAAAAGTATGTCAGCTTCCTACTTTGATTAGTGCACATCCTCCAGTAGCATCACACTCTGTTGTTGCAGTAAAAAAGCCAAAGCCTAGCCGCAATATCACCATCACTGATGTAGAAAAGATTCAGAAGTGTTATGGCCTCACACTTCCTATTGGAACAC CTGCATGCACTAGCTGCCTGATTAAAATTTCCAAGCAGTCCACAGAAGCTGAAAGTCTTGATCATGGAAAGTGTGAAGATGACCAG ATTCAGCAATGCACAAAATTAAATACAGATGATGAAACATATCTCATGGAGACTGACCAGTTGGATGTGttaacagaaaaagaaaatatttgccATCATCTT ATTGAAATTTCAGCATCCGAATATACAGTTACATCAGAAGAGTCAGGAAGTCAAAATTATTTATCCCAGTCACAA CAATCAGTCAGAAGTTATGAACGTTGCAGCTACTTGACATCTTTGAATGATTTCCTGTCATCAGTCAGATTGCAGGAATTCtcagaaaaagaaagaaaaacatggCAGTCCTacacatttaaaacaagaaacaccTACAAAGAAAGATTTGATGAGATTATGAAATTGATAATAGGAATTTTATTTCCAAATGATGTTGATGAAGTAATTGATGACATAAAATGTCCCAAGCAGttaaatgaagaaaacagaacTAGTCATACAGAGTACAAAGATATTGTCACTTCATACAGAAAAGCAGAATCCTGGCAACAAGGTAGACAAGTTCTTTCAGTTCTTGCCTCAAGAATGTCCTTCAAGGACTTACTGTCTCTACTACCAGAAGTCACATCTCATCGCTACTATGCTGCTCTCAGTCATTCAAAGAAAATTGGGCCAGCACTTCCAATTCCTGAGAAAAAATTGCATCGACAAAAATTAGATCCTGAAAGATTAGACGCATTCTTAGATTTCATTACATCCAGTCATGTTGTCCGTGATCTAccttttggggaaaaaaaacTGAAGTTTTCAGATGGAACAGTCCACAATTTACCTAACGTTGTACGTTGCATGGGTTCAGCAGACATAATACAGCAGTACAAAGCATACAGTCAGGAAAATGAAATTTCACTTTTAG GTGACAGTACCATGTTTAAAATACTTGCCCAGTGTGGTGCTAAAGTCAGAAAAAGCCTTGAAGGACTGGACTATTTTGTAGCAGAAGGAGGACGTGCCTTCATTACCTTTCAAGATGTCTTAGACAAATTGCTGACCTACGACGCTATATCACCAGATGACCACAAAAGTTTCCAGGCACTGTTCTTACAATCAAAGCAGTATTTAAGGACTGACTATAAGGTTTGTTAG